The nucleotide window GATGATGGCGAGCGCAGGCGCGAGCAGGAAGGCCGCCCCGACGCCTTGCGCTGCGCGAGAAAAATAGAGCCACTGCGCCGTGGGGGCGAGGCCGCACGCGAGCGAAGCCAGCGCGAAGCCCGCGATGCCGCACAAAAACACCCGGCGGCGGCCAAAGCGGTCGGCAATCGACCCGGCGGGCAGCAACAACGCGGCGAAGCACAGCACATAGGCGCCGATGACCCACTGCACGTCGGCGAAGCTCGCATGCAACTGCGCCGAGATTGTGGGCAGCACCACGCCGACGACATTGGTGTCGAGCACCGTCATGGCGCAGCCCGTCGAGGCCGTCAGCAACAGCGCCAGACTGCCCGTCGCCGAGCCTTCCGGCGACGTGGCGGCGCTACCGGAGTTAGCGGACTTGGGCGTTGCCATGGTTGCTATCCGGTTGTGTCAGGCCATCGACACCGGCCTTGGCGATTTCTTCGTCGTGCTGCGGGGTGTCGGCCGACACGCCAATGGCGCCGACCACCGTGCCGTTCACCACGAGCGGCAGGCCGCCGCGCATGAGCACGTAACCGGGGGCCGTGCCTACGGCGCGACGGCTGCCGTTCAGGGCATCTTCAAGCACACCGCTCGGGCGGCGGAACAGGGCGGCGGTACGTGCCTTGCCGGGTGCGAGATCGACACCCGCCGGGACGGCAGCGTTGTCCATGCGTACGAGCGCGATGGGCAGGCCACCGGCATCGACGACCGAGATGACGCACGGCCAGCCTTCGGCAGCCGCTTTGGTCTGCGCCGCGCGAATCACGTTCTGCGCCGCGTCGAGCGTGAGCACCGGGCGCGTGGGCAGTTCGGCGGCACGCGCGGTAAAGGGGGCTGCGCCTGCGCACAAGGCAATCGACACGGCAATGGCCTGTGCGGCGTGGCGAGGATTGAACGTGTTGAAACGAGACATCGACATCATCATGAAACTCCCTGCAAAGGTGACAAAAGCATGCGAACGATCGACGTTAGTTGTGGGCGATTCGCATGTCGTCATTCGATCACGCCAGGGCGCGTGAGTCATTGCCGGGCGGCGGCGAAGTTATTAGGTTCAACCTAATGAAATGCACGGTGACGGGTGAACGGCGGGCGCGGTAGCATGGCAGGCACCCCCTGCCAACGATGAGGACTTCGTGGAACTTCGGCACTTTCGCTACTTCGTGACGCTTGCCCAGACACTGCACTTCGGCCGCGCGGCGCAGGCGCTGGACATTGCCGCGCCCACGCTGACCGTGCAGATTCAAGACATCGAGCGTGATCTTGGCGTGCAGCTATTCGTGCGCAGCCGGCGCGACGTGCGGCTGACGCCCGCCGGTGAGATGTTCTTGCAGGAAGCGCGTCAGGTACTCGCGCAAGCCGAGCGGGCCGTGCTCGCAGGGCAGCGGGCGGGCCGTGGCGAGACCGGGCGGGTGGAGATCGGCTATGCCGGATCGGCGGTCTTCTCCGGCGTGTTGCAGTCGCAACTCGCGACGTTCCGGCAGGCGTGGCCGGGCGTGATCGTCATGGCGCGCGAAGTCCCTCAGGGCGAACTGCCGATGATGCTTGTCGAAAACCGTATCGACATCGCATTGCTGCGCATGCCGATGAATCTGCATACCCGCCACCGGGCGCACGTGCTGTTTCGCGACAGCTTCTGCGTGGCGCTGCCCGCCGGTCATGCGCTGGCTGCACCGGCCGGTGCCGTCGATGCCGATGCGTTGGAGAACGAGCGCTTCATCGTGCCCGAGCAACCGCTGGGCACCTACGAGGTGGCGCGTCGTGGTGGCTTTACGCCCGTCGGCATGACGACCCCCGGCTCGCTGGTCGCGGTGCTCTCGCAAGTGGCGCTGGGTGAGGGGGTGGCGATCGTGCCGGACGTGCTGGTCGGCGCGACGGCGATTCCGGGTGTTGTCTTCAAGCCGTTGGCCGGACCGCCGATTCACTCTGAAATTTCTGCCGTTTTCCGCAGCTTCGAGCCGTCGCTGGCGGTGTCGCGCCTGATTGCACAAATCACCCAGACGCCGGCGATTACGTCGTACGCGCTGTTCGATCGGGCAGAGTGAGTGGCGATTGTCACATCGGGTCGGTATCGTCGCCGATCCCGCTACCCGTGTTGCCGTTCACGTATTGACCCGTCATGTCTTTCGCGCCGCTCGTTCGCATTGCCAAGCCCGCCGATTGTGGCGCCCTTCAGATGCTCTATCGCCAATTGGTCGACGATGATCGGGTGAGCGTCACACCGTCGCAAATCGAAGTGCTCGCACAAGACACGCGCACGCGGCTGTTCGTCGCTGACGTGGAGGGCATCGTGCGCGGCACGGTGATCGTCACCGTCTGCCCGGACGCGATGTATGCCGATCAACCGTTTGCCGTGATCGAGAACATCGTTGTCGATACGCAGTGCCGTGGCAGTGGCGTCGGCCGTGCGTTGTTGCGTGAAGTCGAACGATTCTGTCTCACGCAGAACTGTTCGAAGATGATGCTGCTCAGCGCAGTCGCCCGTGCCGAGGCGCATCGGTGCTTCGAGCACTCGGGGTTTCTCGGCGATATCAAACGCGGGTTCGTGAAGTACCGCCGCCAATTTGCGCAGACTAGCTGACGCGTCGCCTTACTCGTCCGGATGAAAGCGGGCGAGCAGTTCCAGAAACAAGTCCAGCGCCCGTGTGTGCGGTCGTGAAGTTTCGGTGATGGCGCTGATGGTGTTCTCGTACTCCGGCCCCGAGGGGACTCGCACGAGCGCGTGCCGCTTCGAAAATAGCGATGCGTAATACTGCGGCAACAGCCCCACGTAATGCCCGGATAGCACCAGCATCGCGACCGCTTCCAGCCCCGAGGCCGCCGGGCCGCGGGTGAGCCCCAGCGTGTTGAGCGCCTCGTGCACGAACGGCTGTGAGCGATAGACGAGCGGCAACGTGTTCGCGTCGCGCAAGCGATGGCGCGCCACGAATAGCTGATGGCGTTCGATAAAGAGCCGCTGGTAGTTGAAACCGGCTTCGCGCCGGTACATCCCCCGAATGGCGATCTGCACCCGGCGTTCGCGCAACGCGAGATCGAGTTCGTTGAAGGTCATCACCGTCAACTCGACCTTGACGTCGGGCGCCTGCGCCTTGAACTCGGCCAATGCCTCGGGGATATGGCAGCCCACATCCGACACGATGTGCTCGACCATGCCGATCGACAGCGTACCCGACAACACGCCACGCACCGCGTCGATTTCCGGGCGAATCCGTTCCAGCGACTTGAGCGCGTCACGCGCCAGTTCCAGCGCTACCTTGCCCGCGTGCGTGAGCACGAACCCGGATGGGCCACGCTCGCAAAGCCGCGCGCCCAGCGTCTCTTCCACGTCGCGGATGTGACGGCTGATTGACGCCTTCGACATATTCAACTGCTTTTCCGCCGCCGCGAAGCCGTTGGCCTGCGCCACGGCACAGAAGATGCGCAGTGAGCGCAAGTCCCGTTCGTTGAAGTCCCGTCCCGCCATGAATCGGTTCCTGAGAAGGTTTCGTTTTTTGCAACCATACCAATAAAAAAATCATTTTTCATGATCTTTTTGCCCGCATACAGTGAATTGCAAGGCGCCTGACATGAGGTCGTCATGACCCGCAGGGCCGCCCCGATTCAACAACACCCCACAACGCGAGGCACGCTATGAAGACCTGGTCCAGAAGATCCTTTGTGAAGGCGACGCTTGCCTCGGGCGCGGTGTTCGCGCTGCCGACGCTGGCATTTGCCGAGGGCGGCACGCTCGCCGACATCAAGAAGCGCGGCAAGCTCACCGTCGGCACTGAAGCCGCGTATGAGCCGTTCGAATATGTCGAGAACGGTCAGGTGGTCGGCTACGGTCACGACGTGCTTGAGTTGATGGCCGCCAAACTCGGCGTGAAGCTCGAACAGATGAACCTGCCGTTCCAAGGCTTGCTGCCGGGCCTGATGTCGCACAAGTTCGACTTTGTTGCGACGAGTGTCGGCATCACGCCCGAGCGCGCCAAGCGCTTTGCGTTCAGCCAGCCGGTGGGCGTCGTGCGCTCGGTGCTGATGGTGCGCGCCGACGACACGTCCATCAAACGCGATATGGACATTGGCGGCAAGACCGTGGGCACGCAGATGGGCTCATCGTCCCAACCGGTCGCCGACGAGTTCGAAAAAGAACTGAAAGAGAAGACCGGCAAGGGCTACGCGGGCACCAAGCTGTTTCAGGCTTACCCGGATGTCTCGAATGCACTGTCGAACAAGACCGTGGACGTCGCGCTGATGCCGTCGAACATTGCTGCGGTGCAGATGCGCAAGCAACCCAACGTGTTTCGCATCGCCGGTGAAATCGGTCAGCCCAAGCTGCTCGCATGGGTGGCCAATCCCAACGACCTTGAAATCCGCAAGTTCATCAACGACTCGCTCGATGAGTTCCGGGCGAGCGGCAAACTGGCCGTCTTGCAGAAGAAATGGTTTGGCGCGCCGATGGAAACGCCGCGTGAAAACTATCTGCCCGCTGGCGCGATCTGACGGCCGCCGCCATGCTCGACTGGATCGATAAAAGCGGCGTCATCGCCCCGTTTCTCGAGGGTGTGGTTTCGGGCACAGCCGTGACCATCGGGGCGTCGGCGGTGGCGTTCGTGATCGGGATGGCGCTGGGCATCGTGCTGCTGATTGCGCGCATCGCGCCGTTTGCGCCAGTGCGCTCGTTCGTGGTGTTGTGGGTGAGTCTGATTCGTGGCACGCCGGCGCTGATTCATATGCTGATCGCGTACTACATGGTGCCGGCGATGCTCGATATCTCGATCTCGCCGATCACCGCAGGCATCGCCGCGCTGGCCTGCAACACGAGCGCCTACATCGTGGAGATTCTGCGCGGCGCACTCGGCACGATCTCGCCGGGGCAGCGTGCTGCCGCGTATGCGCTGGGCATGCGCGCGCCCTACGTCTGGCGTCACGTCTTGCTGCCGCAGGTGATCTACCGGGCGATTCCGCCGCTCACGAGCGAGTTCACGATTCTGCTCAAGGCGTCGTCGCTGATGTCGATCATCGCCGTGCCCGAACTGGCCACCGTGGCGCGCAACGCGACATTGCAAACGGATCTGCCGTTGCAGGTTTTCGCGGTCACCGCAGCGGTGTACTTCGTCATTCTGTTCTGCATCTCGGCAGCGTCGCGACTGTGCGAACGCCGGGTGTCGAGGATGCTGCCCCATGGTCATTGATTTCACCATCGTCAGAGACGCCGTCCCGGTCTTGCTCGAAGGGCTGCGCGTCAGCGCGCTGGTCAGCGTGATCGGCATTCCGCTGGGCATTCTGATCGGCATCGTGGCCGCGTATGCCACGCAATCCCGCACGTTGCTCAAACCCGTGGCGCTCGCCTACGTGGAGTTGGTGCGCAACATCCCGTACCTGATTCTCGTCTACCTGTCGTTCTTCGGGCTGCCCAAGCTCGGCATCGGTGCGTCGGCGATGACGGTCGCAGTGGGGTGTACGGCGTTCTACACGGGCGGCTATTTCTGCGAAATCCTGCGCGCCGCGCTGCGCAGTGTGGCGCGAGGCCAGACCCATGCGGCGCTCTCGCTCGGCATGACGTACTGGCAGACGCAGCGCCACATCATTGCGCCGCAGTTGTTCGGCTTTCTCGTGCCGCCGACGACCAGCCTCGTGATCATGATGTTCAAGGACTCGGCCATTTTCTCGGTGATGAGCCTGCCGGAGATGACCTACCAGAGCAATCTGCTCACCGCCAATACCTTTGCTTACGTCGAAGTGCTCGGCACCACGGCGTTGCTCTACTGGGTCAGCAGTGTGGTGCTGGCCAGCGTGGGGCGGCGTCTGGAGACCGTGATCGGACGACGCGCCCGCCACGTCTGACGGCACTGCGACTCTCTCGAACGTCACCACCAAGGACAACACGATGACTACCTATACCGTTGCGCCGCGAATCGGCCACCCGACGTTGCTGTACTCGGAACTCGATCTCGATATCGATAACCTGAAGGCCGATATCGCCGTGCTCGGCATGCCGTACGGCGCGCCGTACGCGGCATCGGACTTCAGCAACGACCAGACTAATGCGCCCTCCGCGATTCGTCAGGCGACGGATCGTGTGGCGCGCAAGCCCGATCACTACGACTTCGATATCGATGGCCCGTTGTTGCAGGGTCGCACCGACGTGCGGTTTGTCGATTGCGGCGACATCATCCCCGACCTGACGAAACCGGGCGAGCACTATGCGCGCGCCGAAGCGGCGGTTCGCAAGATCGCGGCGGGCGGTGCCATGCCCATCGTGCTCGGCGGCGACCACGGCATCACCACGCCGGTGTTGCGCGGGCTCGATCAGAAGGGGCCGATCACGCTCGTGCATATCGATGCGCATCTTGACTGGCGCGACGAAGTGAATGGCGTGCGTGAAGGGCTGTCGAGCCCGATTCGCCGCGCGTCGGAAATGGCACACGTGGATCGCATCATCCAGATCGGCCTGCGCGCGCAGGGCAGCGGACGCGAAGCCGAGTTGGTGGCTGCGCGTGCCTATGGTGCCGAGTTGGTCACGGCCTACGAGTTGCACGATATCGGGATGGACGCGGTGCTCGACCGGATTCCGGACGGCGGCAACTACTACCTGACGATCGACGCGGACGGCCTGGACCCGTCGACGATGCCCGCCGTGGCAGGGCCGGCACCGGGCGGCGTGACGTTTGTACAGGCGCGCAAGCTGATTCACGGACTGGTGCGCAAGGGGCGCGTCGTGGGCATGGATATCGTGGAGATTCAGCCCGAGAAGGACGACGCGAATCTGATCTCGTGCGTGACAGCTGGGCGGTTGATTCTCAACCTGATCGGCGCTTCGATTCGTGCAGGGTATTTCGACAAGCAGGCCGACAAATGAACTCGCCGGTGAGTTCTCCCGAACCGGTCATCGATATCCGGGGCATCGACAAGTGGTACGGCACCCACCACGTGTTGAAGGCGTGTTCGACGCAGGTGAGCAAGGGCGAAATCGTCGTGGTCTGCGGGCCGTCGGGCTCGGGAAAGTCGACCTTGATCAAGACCGTCAATGCGCTAGAACCGATTCAGAAGGGCGACATCGTGGTCGACGGGGTGTCGCTCATGGCGAAGACGACACGGTTGCCGAATCTGCGCAGCAAGGTCGGTATGGTGTTTCAGCACTTCGAGTTGTTCCCGCATCTGGATCTGACGCGCAACCTCACGTTGGCACAGCAGATCGTGCTGGGGCGCGACGCCGATACCGCGCGCACCAAAGCGCGCGCGTTACTCGATCGCGTGGGGCTGTCGGCGCACGCGCACAAGTATCCGGGCCAGTTGTCGGGCGGTCAGCAACAGCGCGTGGCGATCGCGCGCGCGTTGTCGATGGACCCGAAGGCGATGCTGTTCGACGAACCGACGTCGGCGCTCGACCCTGAAATGGTCAACGAAGTACTCGACGTGATGGTGGAGCTCGCCCGCGACGGCATGACGATGATGGTGGTCACGCACGAGATGGGCTTCGCCCGGCGCGTGGCGCATCGCGTGGTCTTCATGGAAGACGGCGCCATCATCGAAGACTGCCCGACCGGTGCGTTCTTTCAGGACACCGCCAACCCGGCCGTCAAACGCTTCCTTTCGAAAATTCTGACGCACTGACATCTCATGACGCACACCCGAATCCGCAAATTCAACACCCGCGAAACGTATCCGGAGCAGAAGCTCGACAACGATCTCTGTCAGGCGGTAATCGCGGGAAACACTATCTATCTGCGCGGCCAGATCGGTCAGGATCTGGACACACGCGAGTCCGTCGGCATCGGCGACGTGACGGCGCAGACCGAGAAGGCGATGGCCAACGTGGCAATGCTGCTCGAAGAGTGCGGCAGCAAGCTGGAGGACATTTGCAAAGTCACCGTCTACATCATCGACCCGCGTTATCGCGAGGCCGTTTATTTGGTGATGGGCCGGTGGCTCAAAGGCGTATTCCCCGTGTCGACCGGCATCGTGGTGCAGGCGCTGGCGCGCCCGGAGTGGCTGGTCGAGATCGATGTGACGGCGGTGAAGCCGGGCGCGTAGCTTGTGGGCGGCGTGGTGGAGGGAAGCTTTCAAACAATGGTTTACTTCACCGGTTTGCCGGTCGACCCGGGTATCGTCGCGGTGAGCTTGCCGTGGCGCGATGCGCCGGGAGCGGGAGGGCAACGACCGGAGACGCCGCCGTATGAAAGAGACAGTCGAGTCAAAGGGGAAGGGGAGCCATGAGACGGCGCGCGCAGGGGGCCGGCCAACGGGGAGCCCCTCCGCGCTCGTGGCCGATCTTCGCCCCTCAAGTGCGGCCCACAGCCAGCTTCGACAACTCATCGATGGCAGTGCGCGTGGCGCACCCGGGCGTACGTTGGCGGGGTTGATTGATGGCAGTTCCCGCACCGCCGCGCAGCGACGTAGTGTTGCCCCCCGGCCTGTGGCGGCAACGACCAACGAGCCGATAGTGCAGCGGGTGATCAAAATCGCCGAAGACGAATACACGACGTACGGCGGCAAAGATACGACCAGTCTCGTCGAAGAGGTCGACGCGGATGACCGTTCCGAATCCTGGAAGCGAGGCTGGAAGTCGCATATCCGGGAAATGGCCGCTGAGAAAGACGGGTCCTACGACTACGGCAATCTCGAGGCGTTTATTGTCGCCCTCGGGGAAGAGTACGAAAAGGAAGGCGGGGACGAACTCTCGCGGCCAACGTTTCCGAAGCGAGCCTACACGCTAGCGAAAGGGACGGCCTCAGTGCAGAGCGGCAAGGACATGAGCGATATCAGCCTGAGCGATAACGATCTCGCGCTTCCTCACCGCATGCCGTTCGCAGACATTCGCAGAAGTGTGGTGTTGTTCGCCACCGGATTGGAGACCCCGTCCGATCTTATCCGTTGGACAGACCGACTCGTCACCGCCACCGAGCAGCGAAAAGAAATCAATCTGAAAGCAGACGTCAAGGGTTTGCTGCCGAAAGGCTACGAAGAGATGGTCGACGAGCAGATCGCAGAATTCGAGGCCGAGCGCGCTCGTGTCGTCAAGATATGGGAGGCGCCGAAGTCGAAGAAGGACGTCGCGTTGGTGCGCACGTTGCTGGCAAAAGCGAACTCACTGCACGGCAACATTCCGGATCTTGGCAGTCATTCCACGAACAACATCCGCGTCAGCGATCGGCTGCACGCCCGCTTTGTAGATAACCAGATGAGCCCCGGAACGAAGGCCGCATTCGCGATGTCACCCGGGCGCATCGGCAAGGGCGTTGCCACGACAAAAGACAAGAAGGGGATCGTGACTGTCGATAACAGAAGTGTTCCCGTCAGTCAGGTGAACACCCATCACGAACTCTCTGCGACCCAAATTCCGTCGAGTGACCTCAAGCCGCTAAAGCTCAAATTCTCGATCGATACCACTGACGGATCGAAGGATGAATCGGAAGACGATTCGGGCGACGACCTTGACGATATGCCGGAATTGGTTTCCGGCGACGAGTCGGAAACCGATTAAAAGCACGGCACATGTCGAAGAAGGTACAGCCGTTGCAGCGACGTTCCTATTGACCTACCGTGTGATATCCGGGATTTCAATAGCCATCAGTGCCGAACTCAGCGACTTGCCGTGGGCGTCCAGCGCGAGCGAGCGCGTGACGCCTCCGCCCAGCGCGTTGCCCAGCACGAAGTTGAACGCAGCAATGCGCGGCAACTCGTAGCGAACCACGTCGCCGAGCACGACGTCGCTCAGGAAGGCCTTCACGTAGGCCGGCGTGAGCGTGGCGCGCAGGTGCTCGTAGTGCTGCGCGTCGTAGCAGATGACAGAGACGTTCAGCGTATTGCCCTTGTCGCCGGTGCGCGAGTGCGCCAGTTCACGTAGTTTCATCTCAGGCCTCGACAAAGGAGAACGCCGGTGTCGCGTGTTCGCGCGGCAACAACACCGATTGCACGGCGAGGACTTCGCGCGTCGACTTGGTCACACCGCCGCCGCCCGCCGGGCCATTCGTGTACAACGTTTCCACCTCATTGCCGATGCGCACGGCCTGTTCTGCCGACGTGGTGCGTCCCGTTACGCGCACCCGCACTTCGTAGGGTTCTGCATGATGGGAGCCCGCTGTTTCGCCGTGCAGGGCGTTCACGCCGATCAGGTCGAAGCGTAGTTCGCTCGTCTGCACGCCGGTCAATGCCAGTCGTTCGCGAACAATGTCGAGGGCGAGCCTCGCACGTGCTACAGCACCGGGGCCGGCATACGAAATCTGGCCTTCACCGATGAAACCGTCGGCATAGCCGACTGACACCTTCAGCGTCCCGGTGCGCGGCGTGCCGTGACCCCCGGTGACCCGCACGCGGTCCGTGGCTTCTTCCGTCACGACGACCTCGGAGAAGTCGGCAACGACGTCAGGTTGCAGATACCGGCGCGGATCGTGAATCTCGTACAGCAGTTGTTCCTTGCAAGTCGCAGGCGTCACCTGACCTCCTGATCCCGGCACCTTGGTGATAACCACCGAGCCGTCGGCAGACACTTCGCCAATCGGGAAACCGAGTCGCGAAAGATTCGGCACATCCTTGACGCCCGGGTCGGCAAAGTAGCCACCCGTCACTTGCCCCGCGCATTCCAGCAGATGGCCGACAACAGTGGCCTGTCCCAGTGTCTGCCAGTCATCCATGCGCCAGCCGAACGCATGAATCAGCGGTGCGGCAAAAAGCGATGGATCGGCGACGCGGCCGGTCAGCACGATATCGGCACCGGCGGCGAGCGCATCGACGATGCCCGCAGCGCCCAGATAGGCGTTCGCCGACACGATGCGATCTTGGTATGCCGCGACGGGCTCGCCGGATTCTTCAAAGGTCAAATCGCTGCGCAAGACCACGTCGAGCACGTCGTCGCCGGTGACGGCGGCGATCTTCACGTTGTCGAGTCCGAGCGAGCGGGCGATTTGTGCGGTCTTTTGTGCGGCCGCCAACGGATTGGCCGCGCCCATGTTCGAGATGATCCGCACGCCGTTGCGCATCGCAGCGGGCAGCACCGCACGCATGCGCGCTTCGAGCAGTGGGTCGTAGCCTTGTTGCGGGTCGCGGCGCCGCGCCTGCTGCGCAATGGCAATCGTGCGTTCGGCGAGGCATTCGAAGACGAGGTAATCGAGCGCGCCATGTTCCGCGAGTTCGACCGCCGGTTCGATGCGGTCGCCGGAATATCCCGCGCCCGCGCCGATCCGGATGCGGCGAGTGTCTTGATGGGCTGTCATGCGAATAGCATCCGGTGATGACTGCTTAGATGGGAAAAACACCGAGGACGACGGCCGCGATCGTCATGACGATCGACGCACCGAACAACAACGGGAACGTAAATTTCTGGTGATCGGCGAGGTCGATGCCGCACAAGCCCACGACGAGGAAGGTGGCCGGGGTGAGCGGGCTGACCGGGAACCCGGTCGTCATCTGGCCGAGTAAGGCGGCCTGACCGACGTGCACCGCCGGCACACCCAGTTGACCGGCCACTTCGGCAATCACGGGCAACACACCGAAATAGAACGAGTCGGGGTCGAACAGCATGCTCAGCGGCATCGACATCAGCCCGAGCGCGACGGGGATGTGCCCGGCCATTTCAGGCGGCACGAAGCCGACGGCGGCCTGCGCCATGGCCTTTAACATGCCGCTGCCCTGCATCACGCCGGTAAAGACGCCCGCGGCCAGCAGCACGCCGGCCATCATCAGCGCGGCGCGCGCATGGGCGTCGATGCGCTTGCGCTGCATGTCGACGTTCGGGTAGTTCACCATCAGCGCGATACACAGGCCGACCATGAACATGATCGCCGGCGGAATCTTCTCGCCCATGACGACCATGGTGCCGAGCACGATCAGCGTAAGCACGATGTTGAACCAGAAATTCTTCGGGCGACGCAGCGCCTGCTCCTCTGGGGTGAGTTCGCGCTTGGGTACTGGCACCGAAGCACCTCCGCCGGTCAGACCCAGACGCTTCTCCTCGCGGCGGCCCAGCCAGTACGCCATGCCAAACACGAACACGAGTCCCACCGCCTGCACGGGAATCAACGGATTGAACAGACTCGACACGGGCAGATGCAGCGATGCCGACGCGCGAATCATCGGCCCGGTCCACGGCAGGAAGTTGATGCCCGCGGCCATCGATACGGCGGCGGCCAGCACGCGCCGGTCCATGCCGAGGCGATCGTAGAGCGGCAGCATCGCGGGGATGGTGACGAGGAAGCAGACCGCACCCGAACCGTCGAGGTGAATCAGCAGCGCCAGCAACGTCGTACCCACGACGATGCGGCTGGGGCGTGTGCCCACGGCGCGCAGAATGCGGTCGATGATCGGGTCGAGCGTGCCCGCGTCGGTGATCGTGCCGAAATAAAGAATAGCGAAGACGAACATGCCCACGACCGGTGCCAGGCTCTTGAGCCCGTCGATCACGAACTTGCTGGTCTGAAAGCCGAATCCGCCGATGAGCGACGCGGCGATCGGCACGATGATGAGCGCTACGAGCGGCGACATCCGCTTCGAGAGAATCGCGCCGAGCAGCACGACGATGGTCGCCAGCCCCAGTAATGGCAGCATGTGCTTGTCTCCAAATATTGTCTTTTAATGCGATGGAGCGTAAGTTCGGGGCTGTGATAAATCAATTGAAATGATTTGATTGCAGTCATTACAAACCATAATGGATCTGAACCTTCGGGATATTCGCGCTTTTATCGCGGTTGCACAGACCGGCAGCTTCACGCGGGCGGCGACGCGGCTGCACTTGTCGCAACCAGCACTGACCGTGCAGATCCGGCGGCTGGAAGAGACGGTGGGTGTGCGGCTCTTCGATCGCAATAGTCGCAACGTCGCGCTCACCCCGACCGGTCGCGACCTGCTGCCGCTGTTGCAGAAGTCGCTGCAAGACATGGAGCAGGTGCTGGTCGACGCGCGCTCGCTGGGCGACGGATCAACCGGTACGGTGCGCATCGCATGCTTGCCGACGTTCGCCGCGAGTGTGTTGCCGGAGCTGATTCAGGAAGTGAAGGCCGTCGTGCCGCGTGCCGGGTTTCATGTGCGCGACGCGGTCGCCGGTGTAGTGAATACACTGGTGCGCAATGAAGACGTCGATATCGGCCTGACGGGGGGGGAGTTGAATGACCCCGCGTTTGACGTGTTGCACGCGGGCGGCGATCGACTGGTGGCCGTGTTGCCGCAACAGCATTCGCTGGCACGTCGCAGGCGCATCACGTTGGCCGATCTCGCAGGCGAACCGCTCGTGTTGACATCGCAAGGTACGAGTGTGCGGGCGGTGGTCGACAGCGCTTTCGCCAATGCCGGTCACACGCCGGAGATTGCCTGCGAAGCGACTTATATGATGACGGCCGTCGCGATGGTGCGTGCGGGACTGGGTGTGACGATCCTGCCCGCGTCGGCACGTGAGGTGAGGGCCGAGCCTGAGTTGCGCGTGAAGGCGATTGACGATCCCGCGTTCCTGCGTCCCATTGCACTGATCAAGAAACGCGGACGCACGCTGCCGCCGGT belongs to Pandoraea norimbergensis and includes:
- a CDS encoding LysR family transcriptional regulator; protein product: MAGRDFNERDLRSLRIFCAVAQANGFAAAEKQLNMSKASISRHIRDVEETLGARLCERGPSGFVLTHAGKVALELARDALKSLERIRPEIDAVRGVLSGTLSIGMVEHIVSDVGCHIPEALAEFKAQAPDVKVELTVMTFNELDLALRERRVQIAIRGMYRREAGFNYQRLFIERHQLFVARHRLRDANTLPLVYRSQPFVHEALNTLGLTRGPAASGLEAVAMLVLSGHYVGLLPQYYASLFSKRHALVRVPSGPEYENTISAITETSRPHTRALDLFLELLARFHPDE
- a CDS encoding amino acid ABC transporter permease, which codes for MLDWIDKSGVIAPFLEGVVSGTAVTIGASAVAFVIGMALGIVLLIARIAPFAPVRSFVVLWVSLIRGTPALIHMLIAYYMVPAMLDISISPITAGIAALACNTSAYIVEILRGALGTISPGQRAAAYALGMRAPYVWRHVLLPQVIYRAIPPLTSEFTILLKASSLMSIIAVPELATVARNATLQTDLPLQVFAVTAAVYFVILFCISAASRLCERRVSRMLPHGH
- a CDS encoding GlcG/HbpS family heme-binding protein, which encodes MSRFNTFNPRHAAQAIAVSIALCAGAAPFTARAAELPTRPVLTLDAAQNVIRAAQTKAAAEGWPCVISVVDAGGLPIALVRMDNAAVPAGVDLAPGKARTAALFRRPSGVLEDALNGSRRAVGTAPGYVLMRGGLPLVVNGTVVGAIGVSADTPQHDEEIAKAGVDGLTQPDSNHGNAQVR
- a CDS encoding agmatinase produces the protein MTTYTVAPRIGHPTLLYSELDLDIDNLKADIAVLGMPYGAPYAASDFSNDQTNAPSAIRQATDRVARKPDHYDFDIDGPLLQGRTDVRFVDCGDIIPDLTKPGEHYARAEAAVRKIAAGGAMPIVLGGDHGITTPVLRGLDQKGPITLVHIDAHLDWRDEVNGVREGLSSPIRRASEMAHVDRIIQIGLRAQGSGREAELVAARAYGAELVTAYELHDIGMDAVLDRIPDGGNYYLTIDADGLDPSTMPAVAGPAPGGVTFVQARKLIHGLVRKGRVVGMDIVEIQPEKDDANLISCVTAGRLILNLIGASIRAGYFDKQADK
- a CDS encoding transporter substrate-binding domain-containing protein, which gives rise to MKTWSRRSFVKATLASGAVFALPTLAFAEGGTLADIKKRGKLTVGTEAAYEPFEYVENGQVVGYGHDVLELMAAKLGVKLEQMNLPFQGLLPGLMSHKFDFVATSVGITPERAKRFAFSQPVGVVRSVLMVRADDTSIKRDMDIGGKTVGTQMGSSSQPVADEFEKELKEKTGKGYAGTKLFQAYPDVSNALSNKTVDVALMPSNIAAVQMRKQPNVFRIAGEIGQPKLLAWVANPNDLEIRKFINDSLDEFRASGKLAVLQKKWFGAPMETPRENYLPAGAI
- a CDS encoding GNAT family N-acetyltransferase, producing MSFAPLVRIAKPADCGALQMLYRQLVDDDRVSVTPSQIEVLAQDTRTRLFVADVEGIVRGTVIVTVCPDAMYADQPFAVIENIVVDTQCRGSGVGRALLREVERFCLTQNCSKMMLLSAVARAEAHRCFEHSGFLGDIKRGFVKYRRQFAQTS
- a CDS encoding LysR family transcriptional regulator is translated as MELRHFRYFVTLAQTLHFGRAAQALDIAAPTLTVQIQDIERDLGVQLFVRSRRDVRLTPAGEMFLQEARQVLAQAERAVLAGQRAGRGETGRVEIGYAGSAVFSGVLQSQLATFRQAWPGVIVMAREVPQGELPMMLVENRIDIALLRMPMNLHTRHRAHVLFRDSFCVALPAGHALAAPAGAVDADALENERFIVPEQPLGTYEVARRGGFTPVGMTTPGSLVAVLSQVALGEGVAIVPDVLVGATAIPGVVFKPLAGPPIHSEISAVFRSFEPSLAVSRLIAQITQTPAITSYALFDRAE
- a CDS encoding amino acid ABC transporter permease → MVIDFTIVRDAVPVLLEGLRVSALVSVIGIPLGILIGIVAAYATQSRTLLKPVALAYVELVRNIPYLILVYLSFFGLPKLGIGASAMTVAVGCTAFYTGGYFCEILRAALRSVARGQTHAALSLGMTYWQTQRHIIAPQLFGFLVPPTTSLVIMMFKDSAIFSVMSLPEMTYQSNLLTANTFAYVEVLGTTALLYWVSSVVLASVGRRLETVIGRRARHV